From the Euzebya rosea genome, one window contains:
- a CDS encoding DEAD/DEAH box helicase, translated as MSDHAADTDDDQPLLTNEPLERFAAGLDFPLDHFQRKGILALSEGRSVLVAAPTGAGKTLVGEFALWHALKRGRKAFYTTPIKALSNQKFNDLRALHGEENVGLLTGDNVINGEAPLVVMTTEVLRNMLYEQSSTLHGLDAVVLDEVHYLADRDRGAVWEEVIIQLPLQVTIAALSATVSNAEEFGAWLADVRHGCDVIVSELRPVPLEHHYAVNDKLYPVFRSGARGAGGKKASESDKEKAVQARGGRPNPEVLMLERKAGQRNRVTRKGNRVGGGVRLRYPSRADITRMLAQRKWLPAITFIFSRAACDDAVEQVVSSGVQLTTVEERERIREIVRRRTDVLPTADLTMLGYGAWLHSLERGVAAHHAGMVPVFKETVEELFSAGLVKMVFATETLALGINMPARTVVIERLEKWNGKRHELLTPGQFTQLTGRAGRRGKDTVGHAVVSYQRDVEFEVVAGLVGRRTERLVSRFAPSYNMAVNLLRRQGVEESIELLGQSFAQFQADGQSSGRADEIAKNHRALEGYAAHLQSDYGDFEEYWAIRRELSRIEADGAKTRRARRTAAVEEAIETLRPGDVIQVPGGRRGQTMLAAVVTTTSAKSGTPLATVVTEDRRQTRVGPREFDRPPEPVGFVRLPNKGGPRQPAYRKEVQRLLFDVDPAGSGRREDIPVDQHLTEQVNDLRTRLREHPVHADPSLHEIEVWARRHDELKAKTDRLERTMRHRTQSLVTAFTSIIDLLTGLGYLDETPAPTEEGLRLAGLYAETDLVLAECLRWGVFDGLNAAELASMASVFTFEARRDDGPPVHIPTTRLHDAVDAAERHLQRIVDLETMAALPATRDLDATFMEVVYRWARGSDLDRALGTTDMTPGDFVRSTKMVADLVRQIRDSSDGPLRAVAREANDLLVRGVVAY; from the coding sequence GTGAGCGACCACGCCGCCGACACCGACGACGACCAGCCTCTGCTGACCAACGAACCCCTCGAGCGGTTCGCGGCCGGGCTGGACTTCCCGCTCGACCACTTCCAGCGGAAGGGCATCCTGGCCCTGTCCGAGGGCCGCTCGGTGCTCGTGGCCGCGCCCACCGGGGCCGGCAAGACCCTCGTGGGCGAGTTCGCCCTGTGGCACGCGCTGAAGCGGGGCCGCAAGGCCTTCTACACCACCCCCATCAAGGCGCTGTCCAACCAGAAGTTCAACGACCTGCGCGCACTCCACGGGGAGGAGAACGTCGGCCTGCTTACCGGCGACAACGTGATCAACGGTGAGGCGCCCCTCGTCGTGATGACCACCGAGGTGCTGCGCAACATGCTCTACGAGCAGTCCAGCACCCTCCACGGCCTCGACGCCGTCGTGCTTGACGAGGTGCACTACCTCGCCGACCGCGACCGTGGCGCGGTGTGGGAGGAGGTCATCATCCAGCTGCCGCTGCAGGTGACCATCGCCGCGCTGTCGGCCACCGTCAGCAACGCCGAGGAGTTCGGGGCCTGGCTCGCCGACGTCCGGCACGGCTGCGACGTGATCGTCTCCGAGCTGCGACCCGTCCCGCTGGAGCACCACTACGCCGTCAACGACAAGCTCTACCCGGTCTTCCGCTCCGGCGCCCGCGGTGCCGGCGGCAAGAAGGCCTCGGAGTCGGACAAGGAGAAGGCCGTCCAGGCACGCGGCGGACGGCCCAACCCCGAGGTCCTGATGCTCGAGCGCAAGGCCGGGCAGCGCAACCGGGTCACCCGCAAGGGCAACCGCGTCGGTGGAGGTGTCCGCCTCCGCTACCCCTCACGAGCCGACATCACGAGGATGCTCGCCCAGCGCAAGTGGCTGCCGGCCATCACCTTCATCTTCAGCCGTGCCGCCTGCGACGACGCCGTCGAGCAGGTCGTGTCCTCCGGGGTGCAGCTGACGACGGTGGAGGAGCGCGAACGCATCCGCGAGATCGTCCGGCGCCGCACCGACGTCCTGCCCACCGCGGACCTGACGATGCTGGGGTACGGGGCCTGGCTGCACAGCCTCGAACGTGGGGTCGCCGCCCACCACGCCGGCATGGTCCCGGTGTTCAAGGAAACGGTCGAGGAGCTGTTCTCCGCCGGGCTCGTGAAGATGGTGTTCGCCACCGAGACCCTTGCGCTCGGCATCAACATGCCGGCCCGTACGGTGGTCATCGAACGCCTCGAGAAGTGGAACGGCAAGCGCCACGAGCTGCTGACCCCCGGCCAGTTCACCCAGCTGACCGGCCGGGCCGGCCGACGCGGCAAGGACACCGTGGGGCACGCCGTCGTGTCCTACCAGCGCGACGTGGAGTTCGAGGTCGTCGCCGGCCTGGTCGGCCGCCGGACCGAACGGCTCGTCAGCCGCTTCGCCCCCTCCTACAACATGGCCGTCAACCTGCTGCGCCGACAGGGCGTGGAGGAGTCGATCGAGCTGCTCGGCCAGTCCTTCGCGCAGTTCCAGGCGGACGGGCAGTCCTCCGGCCGGGCCGACGAGATCGCGAAGAACCATCGTGCCCTCGAGGGATACGCCGCCCACCTGCAGTCCGACTACGGCGACTTCGAGGAGTACTGGGCGATCCGTCGCGAGCTGTCCCGCATCGAGGCCGACGGGGCCAAGACCCGGCGCGCCCGTCGGACGGCTGCGGTGGAGGAGGCCATCGAGACCCTCCGGCCCGGCGACGTGATCCAGGTCCCCGGGGGACGACGCGGGCAGACGATGCTCGCTGCCGTCGTGACCACCACCAGCGCCAAGTCCGGCACACCCCTGGCCACGGTCGTCACCGAGGACCGTCGCCAGACCCGCGTGGGACCCCGCGAGTTCGACCGCCCACCGGAGCCGGTCGGCTTCGTGCGGCTGCCCAACAAGGGCGGCCCCCGGCAGCCGGCCTACCGCAAGGAAGTCCAGCGGCTGCTGTTCGACGTCGATCCCGCCGGCTCGGGCCGTCGCGAGGACATCCCCGTCGACCAGCACCTGACGGAGCAGGTCAACGACCTGCGCACGCGCCTGCGCGAACACCCGGTGCACGCCGACCCCTCCTTGCACGAGATCGAGGTCTGGGCTCGCCGACACGACGAGCTGAAGGCGAAGACCGACCGCCTGGAGCGGACGATGCGCCATCGTACCCAGTCGCTCGTCACGGCGTTCACGTCGATCATCGACCTGCTCACGGGCCTCGGCTACCTCGACGAGACGCCTGCCCCGACCGAGGAGGGCCTACGGCTGGCCGGCCTGTACGCCGAGACCGACCTCGTCCTGGCGGAATGCCTGCGGTGGGGTGTCTTCGACGGCCTGAACGCCGCCGAGCTGGCGTCCATGGCCAGCGTCTTCACCTTCGAGGCCCGACGCGACGACGGGCCCCCAGTGCACATCCCGACCACGCGGCTGCACGACGCAGTCGATGCGGCCGAGCGGCACCTCCAGCGGATCGTGGACCTCGAGACGATGGCGGCCCTGCCCGCCACCAGGGACCTCGACGCCACCTTCATGGAGGTCGTGTACCGCTGGGCGCGGGGCTCGGACCTGGACCGCGCGCTCGGCACGACCGACATGACGCCCGGCGACTTCGTCCGCTCGACGAAGATGGTTGCCGACCTGGTCCGGCAGATCCGTGACTCCAGCGACGGTCCCCTGCGCGCCGTTGCCCGCGAGGCCAACGACCTGCTCGTCCGTGGCGTCGTGGCCTACTGA
- a CDS encoding penicillin-binding protein: protein MPESTVVHRQAVMSENTQSSDRALQITKGGVLILLRTGGLFAGLLVGFLILGWIASMLLAPAGEGLANSVGFGVQVPAEVELAGLDQTSTVYAADGSVIAVLHDEVDRTIVTLDEIPPHVQNAVLAAEDRRFYEHDGFDVEGFGRALLENLRTRDVSQGGSTITQQLAKSEVGDDISLQRKLTEVAFAMALERELTKEEILERYLNQVYFGGGAYGIAAAAEEYYHKTVDQLTPGEAATLAGQIRSPGATDPRRFPDIAVRRRDATLRAMVEEGWLAPEQLETELNAPLQIAPRVIEQPSDPFIAEAVKQEFYTLEEFGDTRLERNEVLLNGGLNVYTSFDPRLQQIAEEVVLSYFPDPTPTAALSSVDPRTGQIRAIYGGSDFDREQYNFATQGRRQPGSGWKPLVMATALEIGFSPSMTLPGASPTRFETGDEWEDRGVKNFGNASYGPITMRRALVSSVNTAFAQLMLIVGPENVVNLANQLGIDTNAALRDPITGQVIINPSIALGGLTNGVTTLEMAGAFAAFANAGAWIEPSLIDRVEDQQGNVLYARPTVPTQIFDPVVNEIMVDTMQQVVCCGTAGRANIANLGWRAGGKTGTSQSNADAWFTGYTPVLSTSVWVGHPEGRIAMSGVSSGRQPSQIWHDFMARALEGIEPIEFPTEPPGGYEREVEEGDVEVPDVRTLQEFDAYRELADVGLSARTTEVDSERPAGQVVWQQPRGGTVVPAGEQITIGISTGSVPPPPPPAAPTDQPTAVPEPEPEPEPPTGPTDNPNPQQPLPPDNPQGRPTTDPAPPPPPPPPPPPPPPPPPPPPPEPAPEPEPAPPPEEEEPPPPPDPAVGRPGGG from the coding sequence GTGCCCGAGTCCACCGTCGTCCACCGGCAAGCGGTCATGTCCGAAAACACTCAATCATCCGACCGCGCCCTGCAGATCACCAAGGGCGGCGTCCTCATCCTCCTGCGCACCGGCGGCCTGTTCGCCGGGCTGCTGGTGGGCTTCCTGATCCTCGGATGGATCGCCTCGATGCTGCTCGCCCCCGCAGGTGAGGGCCTGGCGAACAGCGTCGGCTTCGGCGTGCAGGTCCCGGCCGAGGTCGAGCTCGCCGGCCTGGACCAGACCTCGACGGTCTACGCCGCCGACGGCAGCGTCATCGCGGTCCTGCACGACGAGGTGGACCGCACGATCGTCACCCTCGACGAGATCCCACCGCACGTGCAGAACGCCGTGCTGGCCGCCGAGGACCGCCGGTTCTACGAGCACGACGGGTTCGACGTGGAGGGCTTCGGCCGTGCGCTGCTGGAGAACCTGCGCACCCGCGACGTCTCCCAGGGTGGCTCGACGATCACCCAGCAGCTGGCCAAGTCCGAGGTCGGCGACGACATCTCCCTGCAGCGAAAGCTCACGGAGGTCGCCTTCGCCATGGCGCTCGAGCGCGAGCTGACCAAGGAGGAGATCCTCGAGCGGTACCTCAACCAGGTCTACTTCGGTGGCGGCGCCTACGGGATCGCCGCTGCGGCCGAGGAGTACTACCACAAGACCGTCGACCAGCTGACCCCCGGTGAGGCCGCCACGCTCGCCGGCCAGATCCGCTCCCCCGGCGCCACCGACCCGCGGCGCTTCCCCGACATCGCCGTCCGCCGCCGCGACGCAACGCTGCGCGCGATGGTGGAGGAGGGATGGCTTGCCCCCGAGCAGCTCGAGACCGAGCTGAACGCCCCGCTGCAGATCGCCCCTCGCGTGATCGAGCAGCCCTCGGACCCCTTCATCGCCGAGGCGGTCAAGCAGGAGTTCTACACGCTCGAGGAGTTCGGGGACACGCGCCTGGAGCGCAACGAGGTGCTGCTGAACGGCGGCCTCAACGTCTACACCTCCTTCGACCCGCGGCTGCAGCAGATCGCCGAGGAGGTCGTCCTCTCCTACTTCCCCGACCCGACCCCCACGGCAGCGCTGTCCAGCGTGGACCCGCGCACCGGGCAGATCCGGGCCATCTACGGCGGCAGCGACTTCGACCGGGAGCAGTACAACTTCGCGACCCAGGGCCGGCGGCAGCCGGGGTCGGGGTGGAAGCCGCTGGTCATGGCCACGGCCCTGGAGATCGGGTTCTCGCCCTCGATGACGCTGCCGGGTGCCAGCCCCACCCGGTTCGAGACGGGCGACGAGTGGGAGGACCGCGGCGTCAAGAACTTCGGCAACGCCAGCTACGGACCGATCACGATGCGTCGTGCGCTGGTGAGCTCCGTCAACACGGCGTTCGCCCAGCTGATGCTCATCGTCGGGCCGGAGAACGTCGTGAACCTGGCCAACCAGCTGGGCATCGACACCAACGCGGCGCTTCGGGACCCGATCACCGGCCAGGTCATCATCAACCCGTCGATCGCGCTCGGCGGTCTGACCAACGGGGTGACCACGCTGGAGATGGCCGGCGCGTTCGCCGCGTTCGCCAACGCCGGCGCATGGATCGAGCCGAGCCTCATCGACCGCGTCGAGGACCAGCAGGGCAACGTCCTGTACGCCCGCCCGACGGTGCCGACCCAGATCTTCGACCCGGTCGTCAACGAGATCATGGTCGACACCATGCAGCAGGTCGTCTGCTGTGGCACCGCGGGCCGCGCCAACATCGCCAACCTGGGCTGGCGAGCGGGTGGCAAGACCGGAACGTCGCAGTCCAACGCCGATGCGTGGTTCACCGGCTACACCCCCGTGCTGTCCACCTCGGTCTGGGTCGGTCATCCAGAGGGACGGATCGCCATGTCCGGCGTGTCGTCCGGCCGCCAGCCCTCCCAGATCTGGCACGACTTCATGGCCCGGGCCCTGGAGGGCATCGAGCCGATCGAGTTCCCGACCGAACCACCGGGCGGGTACGAACGCGAGGTCGAGGAGGGCGACGTCGAGGTCCCCGACGTGCGGACCCTGCAGGAGTTCGATGCCTACCGCGAGCTGGCCGACGTCGGCCTGTCCGCGCGCACGACCGAGGTCGACAGCGAACGTCCGGCCGGCCAGGTGGTCTGGCAGCAGCCGCGCGGCGGCACCGTCGTGCCCGCGGGCGAGCAGATCACCATCGGCATCTCCACCGGGTCGGTCCCCCCGCCCCCGCCGCCGGCCGCACCCACCGACCAGCCGACCGCCGTCCCCGAGCCCGAACCCGAGCCCGAACCGCCGACCGGTCCGACGGACAACCCCAACCCGCAGCAGCCGCTGCCTCCGGACAACCCCCAGGGGCGCCCGACGACGGATCCAGCCCCGCCACCGCCGCCACCGCCACCACCACCGCCGCCACCACCACCACCACCGCCTCCGCCGCCGGAGCCGGCACCGGAGCCCGAACCGGCGCCACCGCCGGAGGAGGAGGAACCTCCCCCACCACCGGACCCCGCGGTCGGCAGGCCCGGCGGCGGGTAG
- a CDS encoding PhoU domain-containing protein — translation MVFKFLRGGDTGMESVERMVSTMLGDCRHSFDVALASLTAGEDVRQEGVDVRETDRRINAMEEQVRRALVVHVAVQGGDDVGLVMTYLLLVKKLERVGDQNKNIFDLAEDGLRLHGDEPDVVLDLRAEVSGMFAEAGRILLEQDEDALDPFALRAAEIRHELDDHIRAASRSDDPAHAVVPRVLLYRYVSRIVANLSSVAQVGIEGIERIEHEPDGSDLDD, via the coding sequence ATGGTCTTCAAGTTCCTGCGAGGCGGCGACACCGGCATGGAGTCGGTGGAGCGCATGGTGTCCACGATGCTCGGCGACTGTCGGCACAGCTTCGACGTGGCGCTGGCGTCCCTGACCGCCGGTGAGGACGTGCGTCAGGAGGGTGTGGACGTCCGCGAGACCGACCGACGAATCAACGCCATGGAGGAGCAGGTCCGGCGGGCCCTCGTCGTGCACGTCGCCGTGCAGGGCGGCGACGACGTCGGGCTGGTCATGACCTACCTGCTGCTGGTCAAGAAGCTCGAGCGGGTCGGGGACCAGAACAAGAACATCTTCGACCTCGCCGAGGACGGCCTGCGCCTGCACGGCGACGAACCCGACGTCGTCCTCGACCTGCGGGCCGAGGTGTCGGGCATGTTCGCCGAGGCCGGCCGGATCCTGCTCGAGCAGGACGAGGACGCCCTGGACCCCTTCGCCCTGCGCGCCGCGGAGATCCGCCACGAGCTGGACGATCACATCCGCGCCGCCAGCCGATCCGACGACCCGGCCCATGCCGTCGTGCCCCGCGTGCTGCTGTACCGCTACGTCAGCCGCATCGTCGCCAACCTCTCCAGCGTCGCCCAGGTGGGCATCGAGGGCATCGAACGCATCGAGCACGAACCCGACGGGTCGGACCTGGACGACTGA
- a CDS encoding Sec-independent protein translocase subunit TatA/TatB produces MNLGPTEIIVLAVLVIVLFGAKKLPELGSSVGKTITNFRKGMSEAELEAQEEARAQSRSESSDSTDA; encoded by the coding sequence ATGAATCTCGGCCCCACTGAAATCATCGTCCTCGCCGTGCTGGTCATCGTGCTCTTCGGCGCCAAGAAGCTGCCGGAGCTCGGCAGCTCGGTCGGCAAGACCATCACGAACTTCCGCAAGGGCATGTCCGAGGCCGAGCTGGAGGCCCAGGAAGAGGCCAGGGCGCAGTCCCGCAGCGAGTCCAGCGACTCCACCGACGCCTGA
- the tatC gene encoding twin-arginine translocase subunit TatC: MTATADPPVSSEDYEGEEMTLWEHLEELRSRLFKAALALMVTFVIGFVLNEFVFDILIKPYCSLDPSLRVSSAIFDDESCRLVFSDVLGAFKVRLKAASVIAITFGGPVVFYQLWAFIVPGLKAQEKKFAAPFFFLSQFLFLLGAAFSYFVIPKGLEFLLSFGGSNLISLMDADRYISFLIRTMIGFGVSFEYPLLVAILVLMGVVSHAWLKEYRRHAFFGAFVAAAVITPSQDPATMIVMALPLALFYEICIVFAKFVERGRDVDADPEVDAAT, translated from the coding sequence GTGACCGCGACTGCTGACCCGCCCGTGTCCTCGGAGGACTACGAGGGCGAGGAGATGACCCTCTGGGAGCACCTGGAGGAGCTGCGGTCGCGCCTGTTCAAGGCCGCGCTGGCCCTGATGGTGACGTTCGTCATCGGGTTCGTCCTCAACGAGTTCGTCTTCGACATCCTCATCAAGCCGTACTGCTCGCTGGACCCGAGCCTGCGCGTGTCCAGCGCGATCTTCGACGACGAGTCCTGCCGGCTGGTCTTCTCCGACGTGCTGGGGGCGTTCAAGGTCCGCCTGAAGGCCGCGTCGGTGATCGCCATCACCTTCGGCGGTCCGGTCGTCTTCTACCAGCTTTGGGCGTTCATCGTCCCCGGGCTGAAGGCGCAGGAGAAGAAGTTCGCGGCCCCGTTCTTCTTCCTCAGCCAGTTCCTCTTCCTGCTGGGCGCGGCGTTCAGCTACTTCGTGATCCCCAAGGGCCTGGAGTTCCTCCTCAGCTTCGGCGGGTCGAACCTGATCAGCCTCATGGACGCCGACCGCTACATCAGCTTCCTGATCCGCACGATGATCGGGTTCGGCGTCTCGTTCGAGTACCCGCTGCTCGTCGCGATCCTCGTCCTGATGGGCGTCGTCAGCCATGCCTGGCTCAAGGAGTACCGCCGCCACGCGTTCTTCGGGGCGTTCGTGGCCGCTGCGGTCATCACACCGTCCCAGGACCCGGCCACGATGATCGTGATGGCCCTGCCGCTGGCGCTCTTCTACGAGATCTGCATCGTGTTCGCCAAGTTCGTCGAACGTGGGCGGGATGTCGACGCCGACCCCGAGGTCGACGCCGCGACGTGA
- a CDS encoding Na/Pi symporter translates to MSRPTTLPAPLRLTAVVGLLYGFLVGVSLLEGGIKALGPDIQEELFSSVDNPIAGLLVGVLATVLAQSSSVTTSTVVGLVGSGLLGVGDAVPMIMGANIGTTVTNTLASLGHLRRPHEFKPAFAAATVHDFFNVLAVALLLPLELATGILRRGAETLSSLFVGSAGATFDSPIKNAVKAPAGWVEDGVAAMGPSGTFLGLILLALGLAAIFACLALITKNMRTLVADRVERSINEVLGRGGGLAAMAIGIIITIAVQSSSITTSILIPLAASGVLSLASTYPVTLGANVGTTVTALLASLATDRPEALTVALVHTLFNIAGILLLYPVPALRRIPLRLAERMAETAATNRQAVLLYVVGLFIVVPALGVALLR, encoded by the coding sequence ATGAGCCGGCCGACCACGCTTCCCGCCCCGCTGCGCCTCACCGCCGTCGTGGGGCTGCTGTACGGATTCCTCGTCGGCGTCAGCCTGCTCGAGGGTGGGATCAAGGCCCTCGGGCCCGACATCCAGGAAGAGCTGTTCTCCAGCGTCGACAACCCGATCGCCGGTCTGCTGGTCGGTGTCCTCGCGACGGTGCTGGCGCAGTCCTCGTCGGTCACGACGTCCACCGTCGTCGGGCTCGTCGGCAGCGGGCTGCTCGGCGTCGGCGATGCGGTGCCGATGATCATGGGTGCCAACATCGGGACCACCGTCACCAACACCCTGGCCTCGCTGGGACACCTGCGCCGTCCCCACGAGTTCAAGCCGGCGTTCGCCGCGGCGACCGTCCACGACTTCTTCAACGTGCTCGCGGTGGCGCTGCTGCTGCCCCTGGAGCTCGCGACCGGCATCCTGCGTCGCGGCGCCGAGACGCTCAGCAGCCTGTTCGTCGGCTCCGCAGGGGCGACGTTCGACAGCCCCATCAAGAACGCCGTCAAGGCACCGGCCGGCTGGGTCGAGGACGGCGTGGCTGCCATGGGACCCTCCGGGACCTTCCTCGGACTGATCCTCCTCGCCCTGGGGCTGGCGGCGATCTTCGCCTGCCTGGCGCTGATCACCAAGAACATGCGGACCCTCGTCGCCGATCGGGTGGAGCGCTCCATCAACGAGGTACTCGGGCGTGGCGGCGGCCTCGCGGCGATGGCGATCGGCATCATCATCACCATCGCGGTGCAGTCCTCGTCGATCACCACGTCGATCCTGATCCCGCTGGCGGCCTCGGGGGTGCTGTCGCTGGCCAGCACCTACCCGGTGACGCTGGGGGCCAACGTCGGGACCACGGTCACGGCGCTCCTGGCGTCCCTCGCGACGGACCGTCCGGAGGCGCTGACCGTGGCGTTGGTGCACACCTTGTTCAACATCGCCGGTATCCTGCTGCTCTACCCGGTCCCTGCGCTCAGGCGGATCCCGCTTCGCCTCGCCGAGCGCATGGCCGAGACGGCAGCCACCAACCGTCAGGCCGTACTGCTGTACGTGGTCGGCCTGTTCATCGTCGTGCCCGCCCTGGGCGTGGCGCTCTTGAGATAG
- a CDS encoding helix-turn-helix transcriptional regulator: protein MVDRLERLINLVIALRETRRPLTVDAINERVAGYEGDRTDAWRRMFERDKADLRDLGVPLRTERVDRFDETLGYRIDPADYDLPDITFEPAELTALALAVQLTGLGDEAAPGLDKLAVGADLPGTTRGVGRLPLELGLDAPNRGTLTDALLERRRVRFAYRRPADVGEATTTRRVEPHALLHHRGRWYLRGHDLDRGALRTFRLDRIEGTVRLTGEAGAFVIPDEAPDPREVVPGADLDPVDAVVLADAEIAWTVARRARGAGEAADRPGWRRFTIRVTDPESFVSWVLDQGPAIEVVQPTDLRARVITHLQGLLG from the coding sequence GTGGTGGATCGACTCGAACGGCTGATCAACCTCGTCATCGCGCTGCGCGAGACGAGGCGTCCGCTGACGGTCGACGCCATCAACGAGCGCGTGGCCGGCTACGAAGGGGACCGGACCGACGCATGGCGTCGGATGTTCGAGCGCGACAAGGCCGACCTCCGCGACCTCGGGGTCCCCCTGCGGACCGAACGGGTCGACCGGTTCGACGAGACGCTCGGCTACCGGATCGACCCGGCGGACTACGACCTCCCCGACATCACCTTCGAACCCGCCGAGCTGACCGCCCTCGCGCTGGCCGTGCAGCTGACCGGCCTCGGTGACGAAGCCGCACCCGGCCTGGACAAGCTGGCCGTCGGCGCGGACCTGCCGGGCACGACCCGTGGGGTCGGGCGCCTGCCGCTGGAGCTGGGCCTGGACGCGCCCAACCGCGGCACCCTGACCGACGCCCTGCTGGAACGCCGGCGCGTCCGCTTCGCCTATCGACGGCCGGCGGACGTCGGCGAGGCCACGACCACCCGCAGGGTCGAACCCCACGCGCTGCTGCACCACCGTGGACGGTGGTACCTGCGGGGCCACGACCTGGACCGCGGGGCCCTCCGGACCTTCAGGCTCGACCGCATCGAGGGAACGGTGCGCCTGACCGGTGAGGCCGGGGCGTTCGTGATCCCCGACGAGGCCCCCGACCCCCGAGAGGTCGTGCCGGGCGCCGACCTCGACCCGGTGGACGCCGTCGTGCTGGCCGACGCCGAGATCGCCTGGACCGTCGCACGCCGTGCCCGCGGTGCCGGCGAGGCCGCGGACCGCCCGGGCTGGCGTCGCTTCACCATCCGGGTGACCGACCCCGAGAGCTTCGTGTCGTGGGTCCTCGACCAGGGGCCGGCCATCGAGGTGGTCCAGCCCACCGACCTGCGGGCACGGGTCATCACCCACCTCCAGGGATTGCTGGGATGA
- a CDS encoding helix-turn-helix transcriptional regulator produces MNPTLARLQRLLVMVPWLLDHPGVHVEEVAERFDVAPGDVLDDLDVLGYCGLPGYGGGDLIEVSISGDRVAVRMAEFFARPLALSVREGLALLMAARATRDSGILAEGHGPLESAILKLTDHLGGQAGVPVVLDIDAGGSDLLRRLMPAVADQRVVRITYRSASKEETTVREVEPWALRSTSGAWYLQGHCRLAGDTRAFRLDRIRDLVVSDERAPDPPEEPPRPPIYEPTDADPVVVIDVGPESAWVTDHVVLSDREQLDDGRLRLTFRAATLEWAAGLLVRLGATATVVTPDALRDLVRSRAADVLVNYGQG; encoded by the coding sequence ATGAACCCCACGCTCGCCCGCCTGCAGCGGCTGCTGGTCATGGTGCCGTGGCTGCTGGACCACCCCGGCGTGCACGTCGAGGAGGTCGCCGAGCGGTTCGACGTCGCTCCCGGCGACGTCCTCGACGACCTGGACGTCCTGGGCTACTGCGGTCTGCCGGGGTACGGCGGCGGCGACCTCATCGAGGTGTCGATCAGCGGTGACCGCGTCGCCGTGCGCATGGCGGAGTTCTTCGCCCGGCCGCTGGCCCTCTCGGTGCGCGAGGGCCTGGCCCTGCTGATGGCGGCCCGGGCCACCCGCGACAGCGGGATCCTCGCCGAGGGCCACGGGCCGCTGGAGTCGGCGATCCTCAAGCTGACCGACCACCTCGGCGGTCAGGCCGGTGTGCCGGTGGTGCTCGACATCGACGCGGGCGGCTCGGACCTGCTGCGCCGCCTGATGCCCGCGGTCGCCGATCAGCGCGTGGTGCGGATCACCTACCGCTCGGCGTCCAAGGAGGAGACCACGGTCCGCGAGGTCGAGCCGTGGGCGCTGCGAAGCACGAGCGGTGCCTGGTACCTGCAGGGCCACTGCCGCCTCGCCGGGGACACCCGCGCGTTCCGTCTGGACCGGATCCGCGACCTGGTGGTCAGCGACGAGCGGGCCCCCGATCCGCCCGAGGAGCCGCCGCGCCCCCCGATCTACGAGCCGACCGACGCCGACCCCGTCGTCGTCATCGACGTCGGGCCCGAGTCGGCCTGGGTCACCGACCACGTCGTGCTGTCGGATCGCGAGCAGCTCGACGACGGCCGGCTGCGGCTGACCTTCCGTGCCGCGACGCTCGAATGGGCGGCGGGCCTGCTGGTCCGGCTCGGCGCCACGGCCACCGTGGTCACCCCGGATGCACTCCGCGACCTGGTCCGGTCCCGCGCAGCCGACGTACTAGTCAACTACGGCCAGGGTTGA